From Streptomyces sp. TLI_053, a single genomic window includes:
- the cas1e gene encoding type I-E CRISPR-associated endonuclease Cas1e produces MADIWWKAHPHDLHRLADRVSSVYVERSHIDRDENAVVVINKRETVRVPAAMVAVMLLGPGTRITHGAVNLLADSGTTVCWVGEQGVRMYAAGLGPSRGAALLNRQAWLVSRTKERLAVARNMYRMRFPGEDVSAATMQQLRGREGARIRKLYQAESRRTGVAWNGRVYKAGDAHAAGDDLNRLLSAANAALYGICHAVITGLGASPGLGFVHTGLATSFVLDIADLYKAEYTIPLAFDLAQQGHTEERDARLGLRDRIAQDKLLGRIVNDVKTLLTPEGTDMPDAEVNELWDERAGTVQGGVNWSGTEGTPAPGVSDPGMGDEHLAIIGPEFTQDTSSP; encoded by the coding sequence GTGGCCGACATCTGGTGGAAAGCCCACCCCCACGACCTGCACCGCCTCGCCGACCGCGTCTCCAGCGTCTACGTCGAGCGCAGCCACATCGACCGTGACGAGAACGCCGTCGTCGTCATCAACAAGCGCGAGACCGTCCGTGTCCCCGCCGCCATGGTCGCCGTCATGCTCCTCGGCCCGGGTACCCGTATCACCCACGGCGCCGTCAACCTCCTCGCCGATTCGGGCACCACCGTGTGCTGGGTCGGCGAACAGGGCGTGCGCATGTACGCCGCGGGTCTCGGCCCCAGCCGCGGCGCGGCCCTGCTCAACCGACAGGCCTGGCTGGTCAGCCGCACCAAGGAACGCCTCGCCGTCGCCCGGAACATGTACCGCATGCGGTTCCCCGGCGAGGACGTGAGCGCGGCGACCATGCAACAGCTGCGCGGCCGCGAGGGCGCCCGCATCCGCAAGCTCTACCAGGCCGAGTCGCGCCGGACCGGGGTTGCGTGGAACGGCCGCGTCTACAAGGCCGGCGACGCCCACGCCGCGGGCGACGACCTGAACCGCCTCCTGTCGGCGGCCAACGCCGCGCTCTACGGCATCTGTCACGCCGTCATCACCGGCCTGGGCGCCAGCCCCGGTCTGGGCTTCGTCCACACCGGCCTGGCGACCTCGTTCGTCCTCGACATCGCCGACCTCTACAAGGCCGAATACACCATCCCCTTGGCCTTCGACCTCGCCCAGCAGGGCCACACCGAGGAACGCGACGCCCGCCTCGGCCTACGGGACCGCATCGCGCAGGACAAGCTGCTCGGCCGCATCGTCAACGACGTCAAGACCCTCCTCACTCCCGAGGGCACCGACATGCCCGACGCCGAGGTCAACGAACTCTGGGACGAACGCGCCGGCACCGTCCAGGGCGGCGTCAACTGGTCCGGCACCGAAGGCACACCGGCGCCCGGCGTCTCCGACCCGGGCATGGGCGACGAGCACCTGGCCATCATCGGCCCGGAGTTCACCCAGGACACGAGCAGCCCATGA
- the casB gene encoding type I-E CRISPR-associated protein Cse2/CasB — protein MTIEQKLPVQRRPYWERYTAPDHTWRIDPRTGQPGRPPGEDLAAMRSGLGRPAMDSPRMWPLYSCEVDDWLALRDEVSDEQKAEHAALALFGLHQQSQSTPMHRRGVKLGQALRALRRSGRFSEDALDTRVAQLAGATSVSALLVHLRGLVTQLRTIGQPLDYNHLMADIRAWHHTDRRPQVRLKWAVGYQGWKEKAPAE, from the coding sequence TTGACCATTGAGCAGAAGCTACCGGTCCAGCGGCGCCCGTACTGGGAGAGGTACACCGCTCCCGACCACACCTGGCGCATCGACCCCCGCACCGGACAACCGGGCCGGCCGCCGGGCGAGGACCTCGCGGCCATGCGCTCCGGCCTCGGACGGCCGGCCATGGACAGCCCCAGGATGTGGCCGCTCTACAGCTGCGAGGTCGACGACTGGCTCGCGCTGCGCGACGAGGTGTCCGACGAGCAGAAGGCCGAGCACGCCGCCCTGGCCCTGTTCGGCCTCCACCAGCAGAGCCAGTCCACGCCGATGCACCGCCGCGGCGTCAAGCTCGGCCAGGCGCTGCGTGCCCTGCGCCGAAGCGGCAGGTTCAGCGAGGATGCGCTCGACACGCGGGTCGCCCAACTCGCCGGCGCCACCAGCGTGTCCGCACTACTGGTCCACCTGCGCGGCCTGGTCACCCAACTGCGCACGATCGGGCAGCCGCTGGACTACAACCACCTGATGGCCGACATCCGGGCCTGGCACCACACGGACCGGCGCCCGCAGGTCCGCCTCAAGTGGGCTGTCGGCTACCAGGGGTGGAAGGAGAAGGCGCCCGCCGAATGA
- a CDS encoding GntR family transcriptional regulator produces the protein MGTTGQLAAVPEPKYWHLRTVLLRAIDTEFSTGQILPNERELSARFGVARATLRQALDQLELEGRLVRRRGIGTLIAAPRVGVPVNRQEEGWPGAARSQAWRAVDCTTAPATRRLAAALGVPEGAPVHTVRRVRLVQGQSMASESLHVPAAVLPHLPGFRAESDRARSVLRQLERLEVDGESRSVELGVAEAEEAALLERPPGSPVLVMTTQYAAAGRLVALAVATYRADTCKLTFGETGLVEVTPVGATPVGAAAS, from the coding sequence GTGGGAACGACAGGGCAGCTCGCGGCGGTTCCGGAGCCGAAGTACTGGCACCTGCGCACGGTGCTGCTCCGCGCCATCGACACGGAGTTCTCCACCGGCCAGATCCTCCCCAACGAGCGCGAGCTCTCCGCCCGCTTCGGTGTCGCCCGGGCCACGCTCCGGCAGGCGCTCGACCAGCTGGAGCTGGAGGGCCGCCTGGTCCGCCGGCGCGGCATCGGCACCCTGATCGCCGCCCCCCGGGTCGGCGTCCCGGTGAACCGGCAGGAGGAGGGCTGGCCCGGCGCCGCCCGCAGCCAGGCCTGGCGCGCGGTGGACTGCACCACCGCCCCGGCCACCCGCCGGCTGGCCGCGGCGCTCGGAGTCCCCGAGGGCGCGCCCGTGCACACCGTCCGCCGGGTCCGGCTGGTCCAGGGGCAGAGCATGGCCTCCGAGTCGCTGCACGTGCCGGCCGCCGTGCTGCCGCACCTGCCCGGCTTCCGCGCCGAGAGCGACCGCGCCCGCTCGGTGCTGCGCCAGCTGGAGCGCCTGGAGGTCGACGGCGAGTCCCGCTCGGTCGAGCTGGGTGTCGCCGAGGCCGAGGAGGCCGCCCTGCTGGAGCGCCCGCCCGGCTCGCCGGTCCTGGTGATGACCACCCAGTACGCCGCCGCCGGCCGGCTCGTCGCGCTCGCCGTCGCCACCTACCGCGCGGACACCTGCAAGCTCACCTTCGGCGAGACCGGCCTCGTCGAGGTCACCCCCGTCGGCGCCACCCCCGTGGGTGCCGCCGCCTCCTGA
- the cas7e gene encoding type I-E CRISPR-associated protein Cas7/Cse4/CasC: MTGRLYIDVHILQTVPPANLNRDDNGNPKEAYYGGKRRSRVSSQAWKRATRMHFAESRDRQDLATRTKRIASQLAKGIAERTGVTAEDTRRIADALIKATGISAGKKEGDTAYLLFYGRRQLDGIVDLVADTATDLAALDAKALDEAVKALPVKEQLQSGHPADVALFGRMVADIPGLNVDAATQVAHALSTHAAELEFDYYTAVDDENTADETGAGMIGTIGFNSATLYRYATVGLHQLRDNLGDDKAAVDAVDLFVDSFARSMPTGYGNSFAHRTRPSLVAVVVRTDQPVNLVSAYENAVPASHGIVAESARRLAAEYATATGQWGDTPLYVGICHTLGADTDETGSELAEAFGANRTFAALRDGLREALTEQVNGN, translated from the coding sequence ATGACCGGCCGCCTCTACATCGACGTGCACATCCTGCAGACCGTCCCGCCGGCGAACCTCAACCGGGACGACAACGGCAACCCCAAGGAGGCCTACTACGGCGGCAAGCGCCGCTCCCGCGTCTCCTCCCAGGCCTGGAAGCGTGCCACCCGCATGCACTTCGCCGAGAGCCGCGACCGGCAGGACCTCGCCACCCGCACCAAGCGGATCGCCTCCCAGCTCGCCAAGGGCATCGCCGAGCGCACCGGCGTCACCGCGGAGGACACCCGGCGGATCGCCGACGCGCTGATCAAGGCGACCGGGATCTCCGCCGGCAAGAAGGAGGGCGACACCGCCTATCTCCTCTTCTACGGGCGCCGCCAGTTGGACGGCATCGTCGACCTGGTCGCCGACACCGCCACCGACCTCGCCGCCCTCGACGCCAAGGCGCTCGACGAGGCCGTCAAGGCTCTCCCGGTCAAGGAACAGCTGCAGAGCGGTCACCCGGCCGACGTCGCGCTCTTCGGCCGCATGGTCGCGGACATCCCCGGCCTCAACGTCGACGCCGCCACCCAGGTCGCCCACGCCCTGTCCACCCACGCCGCCGAGCTCGAATTCGACTACTACACGGCCGTCGACGACGAGAACACCGCCGACGAGACCGGTGCCGGCATGATCGGCACCATCGGCTTCAACTCCGCGACCCTCTACCGGTACGCCACCGTCGGCCTGCACCAGCTGCGCGACAACCTCGGCGACGACAAGGCCGCCGTCGACGCCGTCGACCTGTTCGTCGACTCCTTCGCCCGCTCCATGCCCACCGGCTACGGCAACTCCTTCGCCCACCGCACCCGCCCCAGCCTGGTCGCCGTCGTGGTCCGCACCGACCAGCCCGTGAACCTCGTCTCCGCCTACGAGAACGCCGTCCCGGCGAGCCACGGCATCGTCGCCGAGTCCGCACGCCGCCTCGCCGCGGAGTACGCCACCGCGACCGGACAGTGGGGCGACACCCCGCTGTACGTCGGCATCTGCCACACCCTCGGCGCCGACACCGACGAGACCGGATCGGAACTGGCGGAGGCGTTCGGGGCGAACCGCACCTTCGCCGCGCTGCGCGACGGCCTGCGCGAGGCCCTCACCGAGCAGGTGAACGGCAACTGA
- the cas6e gene encoding type I-E CRISPR-associated protein Cas6/Cse3/CasE: MTYLSRVRINPLRAASRTLLANPRALHGAVTAGTPDVAPGDRTLWRLDADHPRRPVLLVLTPSKPDWTHLVEQAGWPDADGEHYAVRDYSPLLAQLAVGREFAFRLKASPVQNTSKPDKASPHRNRTEAELRHRSYRMAHHTAAQQLTWFLDRTTRWGFTVPEARTDLPAPGLEPADPDTPADAQPAREVRITDRSRSTFTKPGTRTPVTLTTATFEGNLRITDPGLLQAALLGGIGPSKAYGCGLLTLAPLSTGTR; the protein is encoded by the coding sequence ATGACCTACCTCTCCCGCGTCCGTATCAACCCCCTGCGGGCCGCCAGCCGCACCCTTCTCGCCAACCCCCGCGCCCTGCACGGCGCCGTCACGGCCGGAACTCCCGATGTCGCTCCCGGCGACCGGACCCTGTGGCGCCTGGACGCCGACCACCCGCGCCGCCCCGTGCTGCTGGTCCTCACCCCGTCCAAACCGGACTGGACCCACCTCGTCGAGCAGGCCGGATGGCCCGACGCGGACGGCGAGCACTACGCCGTCCGCGACTACAGCCCGCTGCTCGCCCAGCTCGCCGTCGGCCGCGAGTTCGCCTTCCGGCTCAAGGCCAGCCCCGTCCAGAACACCTCCAAGCCCGACAAGGCGAGCCCGCACCGCAACAGGACCGAAGCGGAACTGCGCCACCGCTCCTACCGCATGGCCCATCACACGGCCGCCCAACAGCTCACCTGGTTCCTGGACCGCACCACCCGATGGGGCTTCACCGTTCCCGAGGCCCGCACCGACCTCCCCGCACCGGGCCTCGAACCGGCTGACCCGGACACCCCCGCGGATGCGCAGCCCGCGCGGGAGGTGAGGATCACCGACCGCAGCCGCAGCACCTTCACCAAGCCCGGCACCCGCACCCCCGTCACCCTCACCACCGCCACCTTCGAGGGGAACCTGCGCATCACCGACCCCGGTCTGCTGCAGGCCGCCCTCCTCGGCGGCATCGGCCCGTCCAAGGCCTACGGCTGCGGTCTGCTCACCCTCGCGCCGCTGTCGACAGGGACGCGCTGA
- the cas2e gene encoding type I-E CRISPR-associated endoribonuclease Cas2e, with amino-acid sequence MTVIILIAAPEGLRGHLTRWMVEVNAGVFVGTPSRRIRDRLWDLLATRIGDGQAVLVEPATNEQGWTVRTAGKDRWTPVDFDGLILSARLRR; translated from the coding sequence ATGACCGTCATCATCCTCATCGCAGCCCCCGAGGGCCTCCGGGGCCACCTCACCCGCTGGATGGTCGAAGTCAACGCCGGCGTCTTCGTCGGCACCCCGAGCCGCCGCATCCGCGACCGCCTCTGGGACCTCCTCGCCACCCGAATCGGCGACGGCCAGGCCGTCCTCGTCGAACCCGCCACCAACGAGCAGGGCTGGACCGTCCGCACGGCGGGGAAGGATCGCTGGACGCCCGTCGACTTCGACGGACTGATTCTCTCAGCCCGCTTGCGCCGATAA
- the cas5e gene encoding type I-E CRISPR-associated protein Cas5/CasD, whose protein sequence is MPADLTPARPDEEQAVLVLRLAGPLQSWGDRSAFNRRDSRPQPTKSGVVGLLAAAAGRAREADITDLVGLSLGVRIDQPGTLLRDYHTVSDYRGRPLPQAGVNAKGAQKPTSPAKDTHVTHRYYLQDAVFVVAVQGPAALVTALAEAIRRPVFPLALGRRSCVPTQPIALGAMRDGTLESVLAEEPWQAGDAARNAYRRRAERAPEPFSPQRIDLAATFDDPSGEDTAQDVPRSFAPRERGFSTRRIRHTWLSVPTGFPAPAAPTRPADAAGGHDPFALLGW, encoded by the coding sequence ATGCCCGCGGACCTCACCCCCGCGCGCCCGGACGAGGAGCAGGCGGTCCTCGTCCTGCGCCTGGCCGGCCCGCTCCAGTCCTGGGGCGACCGCAGCGCCTTCAACCGCCGCGACAGCCGCCCCCAGCCGACCAAGTCCGGCGTCGTCGGCCTCCTCGCCGCCGCCGCGGGCCGAGCGCGCGAAGCCGACATCACCGATCTGGTCGGACTGAGTCTCGGCGTGCGCATCGACCAGCCGGGAACCCTGCTGCGCGACTACCACACCGTCAGCGACTACCGCGGTCGTCCGTTGCCGCAGGCCGGCGTCAACGCCAAGGGGGCACAGAAGCCGACCTCCCCGGCGAAGGACACCCACGTCACCCACCGCTACTACCTCCAGGACGCGGTGTTCGTCGTCGCCGTCCAGGGCCCGGCCGCCCTCGTCACGGCACTCGCGGAGGCGATCCGCCGCCCCGTGTTCCCGCTCGCCCTCGGTCGCCGCTCCTGCGTCCCCACCCAGCCGATCGCCCTCGGCGCGATGCGCGACGGCACCCTGGAATCCGTCCTCGCCGAGGAGCCCTGGCAGGCGGGCGATGCCGCGAGGAACGCCTACCGGCGACGGGCCGAGCGGGCACCGGAGCCGTTCTCGCCGCAGCGGATCGACCTGGCCGCGACCTTCGACGACCCGTCCGGCGAGGACACCGCGCAGGACGTGCCGCGCTCCTTCGCCCCCCGCGAACGCGGCTTCTCCACCCGGCGGATCCGCCACACATGGCTCTCCGTCCCCACCGGCTTCCCGGCCCCCGCCGCACCGACCAGGCCGGCCGACGCGGCCGGCGGCCACGACCCGTTCGCCCTGCTGGGCTGGTGA
- a CDS encoding exodeoxyribonuclease III: MIVVTSVNVNGIRAAAKKGFIEWLAATEADVVCLQEVRSEPEQLPVELRDLDGWHTVWAPAATKGRAGVAVLSRREPSRTAVGFESAEFDNSGRYVEIDLPGLTVASLYLPSGEVGTERQEEKERFMAEFLLHLQKLRTRAAADGREVVVCGDWNIAHRPEDLKNWKANQKAAGFLPEERAWLSRVYDEAGYVDVVRRLHPDRTGPYSWWSYRGRAFDNDSGWRIDLQVATPALAERAVEAYVERAETHAERWSDHAPVTAVYDLEA, translated from the coding sequence GTGATCGTGGTGACGAGTGTGAATGTGAACGGAATCCGGGCAGCGGCCAAGAAGGGCTTCATCGAGTGGCTCGCCGCCACCGAGGCGGACGTGGTCTGCCTGCAGGAGGTGCGCTCCGAGCCCGAGCAGCTCCCCGTGGAACTGCGCGACCTGGACGGCTGGCACACGGTGTGGGCCCCGGCCGCCACCAAGGGCCGGGCCGGCGTCGCCGTCCTCTCCCGCCGGGAGCCGAGCCGGACGGCCGTCGGGTTCGAATCGGCGGAATTCGACAATTCGGGCAGGTATGTCGAAATCGATCTGCCGGGCCTGACCGTGGCCAGCCTCTACCTCCCCTCCGGAGAAGTCGGCACCGAGCGCCAGGAGGAGAAGGAACGCTTCATGGCGGAGTTCCTCCTCCACCTTCAGAAACTCCGCACCCGCGCCGCCGCCGACGGCCGCGAGGTCGTGGTCTGCGGCGACTGGAACATCGCCCACCGCCCCGAGGACCTCAAGAACTGGAAGGCCAACCAGAAGGCCGCCGGCTTCCTCCCCGAGGAGCGCGCCTGGCTCTCCCGCGTCTACGACGAGGCCGGCTACGTCGACGTCGTCCGCCGCCTCCACCCCGACCGCACCGGCCCCTACTCCTGGTGGTCCTACCGGGGCCGCGCCTTCGACAACGACTCGGGCTGGCGCATCGACCTCCAGGTCGCCACCCCCGCCCTGGCCGAGCGGGCCGTCGAAGCCTACGTCGAGCGCGCCGAGACCCACGCCGAGCGGTGGAGCGACCACGCACCGGTGACGGCGGTCTACGACCTGGAGGCCTGA